The sequence TCGATCCGCTTCACCGCGACCGACGACGCGCTGCGCCCGACCGGGCGCGCCACCTCGGGCGTCAAGGGCATGTCCTTCCGCGAGGACGACGAACTGCTCTCGATGAACGTGGTCCGCCCGGACACCTACGTCTTCACCGCGACCGACGGCGGCTACGCCAAGCGCACCGGGGTGGACGAGTACCGTGTCCAGGGACGCGGCGGCTACGGCACCAAGGCGGCGAAGATCGTCGAGGGCCGGGGCTCGCTGGTCGGCGCCCTCGTCGTGGACGAGAGCGACGAGATCATGGCGATCACCCTGTCCGGTGGGGTGATCCGCACGAGGGTTTCCGAGGTTCGTGAAACCGGACGTGACACCATGGGCGTCCAACTGATCAACCTGGGTAAGCGCGATGCGGTCGTGGGCATGGCCCGCAACGCGGAGGCCGAGGACGAGGAGTCGGTCGAGGACGAGGTGGCCATCGAGGCCGCCGGGTCCACCGAGGCGGCCGAGGGTACGGGAACGGCGCCGGGCGAGCAGACCGCCCAGGCCTGATCCCGCACCGCGCCGGCCGGTACCGTCACGTCCGCACACACGTGCGCGGCGTGCCGGTACCGGCCGACGACCAGTACCGGGCAATCCCGCCGGGCGCTGGATGACGAGTGACGAAGCAGGGCGGTGCGGCCGTCCTGGTGGGAAGTGCGGGAGGACCAGTGAGTGGAGCCACGGGTGCTGCGGGAGGAGCCGGCGGCGGCCGTCCGGGCGCGGCACAGGGCGGCGGGGCGTACGGCGTGCCGCAGCCCCCGGCCGAGCACCCGGCCGCGTCCACCTCGCTGATGCCCCCGGTCGGCGGTGCGGGCCAGGGCGCGGGGTACGGCGGCCAGCCGGCCCCGCCGCCGGGTGCACCGGCGGGTGGCGGCAGCGGGTTCTCGCAGCCGACCACCTACGCCAAGGGGCAGCCGACCCCGCCCCGGGGCACCCGGGTCGGCGGCGGCCCGACCCCGCCCGGCGGGACGCCCGCCGGCGGCACCCGCCGTCCGGCCGCCCCGCCGACGGTCGGCGGCCTGGGGCGGACCAGGAAGGCCCGGCTGCGGGTGACCAAGGCCGACCCGTGGTCGGTCATGAAGGTCAGCTTCCTGCTGTCGCTGGCGGTCGGGATCATCATCATCGTGGCGGCCGCGGTGCTGTGGATGACGCTGGACTCGCTCGGCGTCTTCGACTCGCTCGCCAAGACGCTGAAGGACGTCACCGGTTCCGACACCAACGGCGGCGGCCTGAACCTGATGGACTACGTGGGCTTCGGCAAGGTGATGACCTTCACCTCGCTGATCGCCGTGGTCGACGTGGTGCTGCTGACCGCGCTGTCCACGCTCTCGGCGTTCATCTACAACGCGGCGGCCGGCTTCACCGGCGGCATCGAGCTCACCCTGGCCGAGGAGGACTGACCGTCCGGGCGTGACCCGGACTCAGTTCCCGCCCCGCACGGGGCGTTTCCGCCCGGGGGCGGAATCAGCGGGCCCCACCGGCTGTTGCAGCCGGTGGGGCCCGTCGGCATTTCGGGTGACAGCCGCGGCGCGCGGCGCGCCACCCGGACGGCTCGGGTGGGCGGTGGGCTTAGCTTGGTCAGCCCGTTCCGCGTCTCCCGGTCGCCGCAGGCCTCCCGGTCCCGCCCGGATCCACCGGTCGACCGGCACGGCCGCACAGGCACAGCTGGACGGAGGCGCGCGGTGGCGGAGCTCGCAAGGCGACTGGTCGAGGCCCTGGACGGGCTGCTGGGGGTCACGGTGCCGCTGCGGCTGCGGACCTGGGACGGCAGCGTCGCCGGCCCGCCCGGGGCACCCACCCTGGTGCTGCGCAACCGCCGTGCGCTGCGCCGGCTGCTCTGGCGGCCGAACGAGCTGGGCCTGGCCCGTGCCTATGTCGCGGGCGACCTCGACGTCGCGCCGGGCAGCGACCTGTACGAGGTGCTGCGCACCGTCGCGCGGGTCGCCGAACTCCCGGAGGTGCGCGGGTTGCGGCTCGGCCCCGGGGACGTGCTGGGGGCCGGGGGCCGCCGTGCCGTGGGCGCCCTGCTGCGGGCCGGTGCGTTCGGCCCCGAGCCGGCCCCGCCGGCCGAGGAGGCGCCGGACGGCCGCGGCCGGGCGCACACCCGGAGCCGGGACCGTGCCGCGATCCACCACCACTACGACGTCGGCAACGACTTCTACGCCCTGGTGCTGGGCCCCTCGATGGTCTACTCCTGCGCGTACTGGGAGCCGGCCGCCAGGAGTCTGGAGGCGGCCCAGGAGGCCAAGCTGGACCTCGTCTGCCGCAAGCTCGGGCTGCGGCCCGGGATGCGGCTGCTGGACGTCGGCTCCGGCTGGGGCTCGCTGGTGCTGCACGCGGCCCGCCACTACGGGGTGACGGCGGTCGGGGTCTCGATCTCCGCGGAGCAGGTGGCGCTGGCCCGCCGGCGGATCGAGGAGGCGGGCCTCGCGGACCGGGTGGAGATCAGGCTCCAGGACTACCGGGAGGTCCCGGACGGCCCGTTCGACGCGATCTCCAGCGTGGGCATGGCCGAGCACGTCGGCGAGGCCCAGTACCAGGTGTACGCGGAGCACCTGTACCGGTTGCTGGCGCCCGGCGGCCGGCTGCTCAACCACCAGATCGCCCGCCGGCCGGACCGGCCCGGCGAGCCGTACCGCCCCAGCCCGTTCATCGACCGCTACGTCTTCCCGGACGGCGAGCTGTCACCGGTCGGTTCCACGGTGTCCCGGCTGGAGGCGGCGGGCTTCGAGGTGCGCGACGTCGAGTCGCTCCGCGAGCACTACGGGCTGACCCTGCGTGAGTGGGTGGCCAATCTGGAAGCGCACTGGACGGAGGCGGTCCGGCTGGTCGGCCGCGGCCGGGCCCGGGTCTGGCGGCTCTACATGGCGGCCTCCGCGCTGGCCTTCGAGGAGAACCGGATCGGGGTCAACCAGATCCTCGCGGTCCGCACCGGCCCGGACGGCGCGGCCCGGTTGCCCGCCACCCGCGCCGACTGGCTGGCCGCCCCGGGCACCGCCTCCGACCTGCCCGTCCCGGAGGGGCCCGGCGGAGGGCCGGGCGTATCGGATTTGGGGGATCGGCGATCGGTCCGCTAATCTTTCAGTGCGGCAAGGGGCTATAGCTCAGACGGTTAGAGCGCTTCCCTGATAAGGAAGAGGCCACAGGTTCAAGTCCTGTTAGCCCCACCACCGCGAAGGGCCCGGAGCAACGCTCCGGGCCCTTCGGCGTTTTCCCGGCCCGGAGCCGGAACCACGGGCCCCGGCCGGGGGTTGTACCGGGCGGGACCGGGACTCCCCGGCGGCATCCGACGGACGAGGCGGTGGCGCGAATGGCGATGGTCTTCGCGATGACCATTCCGGGACTGGTCTGCGTACTGGTGGCGCTGTCCTTCGTCGACCAGCTGGCCCTGCGGGCGCGCCGGTCGCGGCTGGTGCCCTGGCGGGGGACCGGCCGGGAGGGACAGATATCCGCGACCGGCTTCGAGCAGCTGCACGCGCAGTTCGCGGCCGGGAAGCAGCACCAGCTCGACGAGCGGCAGAGCAGTCTGATGCTGCGCGACGAGGAGGGCGAGGGTGCGCCGCCGCGCACCAGGGTGGACCTCGCGGGCGGAGTGGCGGTGGTGGTGGCGCCGACGGCGTCCGCCGCCGCCCCCGGGCGGGCTTCCGGCCCGGTGCCGGGGTCGCTCGGGCAGGAACGGTGACGGCCCTGCGGAGGGTCTGCGCCGGGCGGAACGTACGACAGGAGGTGTGGCGTCAATCCTCCGACCGGACGGGTCGGTTGGAGGCAGCGGTGGCTGGTCACGATTGGGACACCGGTGTGTATCATCGGCCGCAAGGGCAGTCCGGCCAGCCGACAGCCCGTTCGTGCTCGTAACAAACCATGGACTCGTCGGCCCGATCGCAACG comes from Streptomyces sp. TLI_053 and encodes:
- a CDS encoding cyclopropane-fatty-acyl-phospholipid synthase family protein, with the protein product MAELARRLVEALDGLLGVTVPLRLRTWDGSVAGPPGAPTLVLRNRRALRRLLWRPNELGLARAYVAGDLDVAPGSDLYEVLRTVARVAELPEVRGLRLGPGDVLGAGGRRAVGALLRAGAFGPEPAPPAEEAPDGRGRAHTRSRDRAAIHHHYDVGNDFYALVLGPSMVYSCAYWEPAARSLEAAQEAKLDLVCRKLGLRPGMRLLDVGSGWGSLVLHAARHYGVTAVGVSISAEQVALARRRIEEAGLADRVEIRLQDYREVPDGPFDAISSVGMAEHVGEAQYQVYAEHLYRLLAPGGRLLNHQIARRPDRPGEPYRPSPFIDRYVFPDGELSPVGSTVSRLEAAGFEVRDVESLREHYGLTLREWVANLEAHWTEAVRLVGRGRARVWRLYMAASALAFEENRIGVNQILAVRTGPDGAARLPATRADWLAAPGTASDLPVPEGPGGGPGVSDLGDRRSVR
- a CDS encoding DUF3566 domain-containing protein, which encodes MSGATGAAGGAGGGRPGAAQGGGAYGVPQPPAEHPAASTSLMPPVGGAGQGAGYGGQPAPPPGAPAGGGSGFSQPTTYAKGQPTPPRGTRVGGGPTPPGGTPAGGTRRPAAPPTVGGLGRTRKARLRVTKADPWSVMKVSFLLSLAVGIIIIVAAAVLWMTLDSLGVFDSLAKTLKDVTGSDTNGGGLNLMDYVGFGKVMTFTSLIAVVDVVLLTALSTLSAFIYNAAAGFTGGIELTLAEED
- a CDS encoding DUF6191 domain-containing protein, which codes for MTIPGLVCVLVALSFVDQLALRARRSRLVPWRGTGREGQISATGFEQLHAQFAAGKQHQLDERQSSLMLRDEEGEGAPPRTRVDLAGGVAVVVAPTASAAAPGRASGPVPGSLGQER